Proteins from a single region of Pseudomonas phenolilytica:
- the scpB gene encoding SMC-Scp complex subunit ScpB: protein MDLSDPKDLASLLEAFLLASGKPQSLERLAELFEEAERPSSAQLKKALDVLEKSCKGRAFELKEVASGYRLQVRERFAPWVGRLWEERPQRYSRALLETLALIAYRQPITRGEIEDIRGVAVNSQIVKTLLEREWIRVVGHRDVPGRPAMFATTRQFLDHFNLKNLDELPPLAVLREMEPELRPVVDEEDAAVPADLQARADLAAEEPQDEPREQTSFRSLLAELDGMEQGLKTDFDDLLEPAVPDADDESAP from the coding sequence GTGGACCTGTCCGATCCCAAGGACCTCGCTTCGCTGCTCGAAGCCTTTCTGCTCGCCTCGGGCAAGCCGCAGTCGCTGGAACGCCTCGCCGAGCTGTTCGAGGAGGCCGAGCGGCCATCTTCGGCGCAGCTGAAGAAAGCGCTGGACGTGCTGGAAAAGTCCTGCAAGGGCCGCGCCTTCGAGCTGAAGGAGGTTGCCAGTGGCTACCGCCTGCAGGTGCGCGAGCGTTTCGCACCGTGGGTCGGCCGCTTGTGGGAGGAGCGCCCGCAGCGTTACTCGCGCGCGCTGCTGGAAACCCTTGCGCTGATCGCCTATCGCCAGCCGATCACCCGTGGCGAGATCGAGGACATCCGCGGCGTGGCGGTCAACAGCCAGATCGTCAAGACGCTGCTGGAGCGCGAGTGGATCCGCGTGGTCGGTCATCGCGACGTCCCGGGGCGGCCGGCGATGTTCGCCACCACGCGCCAGTTTCTCGACCACTTCAACCTGAAGAATCTCGACGAACTACCGCCGCTGGCGGTGCTGCGCGAAATGGAGCCGGAACTGCGGCCGGTGGTGGATGAGGAAGACGCGGCCGTGCCGGCCGATCTGCAGGCACGGGCCGATCTGGCCGCCGAGGAACCACAGGACGAGCCGCGCGAGCAGACCAGTTTTCGCAGCCTGCTCGCCGAGCTGGACGGCATGGAGCAGGGACTCAAGACCGATTTCGACGATCTGCTGGAACCTGCAGTCCCCGACGCGGACGACGAATCCGCGCCGTAA
- a CDS encoding ABC transporter ATP-binding protein: MIELRSLTKRFAQHTAVDALSFSVQPGEVLGFLGPNGAGKSTTMKMLTGFLAPTSGSASIFGHDIQTQTLQAQRQIGYLPEGAPCYGDMSVRGFLEFIAEVRGFRGAAKRQRVEAAVAQVELEKVLGQSIETLSKGFKRRVGLAQAILHDPRVLILDEPTDGLDPNQKHQVRELIQGLAHDKIVIISTHILEEVSAVCTRALVIAGGRLVADGTPLELEGRSKYHQAVTLVGDGALDADALAALPGVAGVETNRSDASLTVLAQPGQVIFPQVNALISQRGWAVKELDVERGRLDEVFRTLTRGEAQ, translated from the coding sequence ATGATCGAATTAAGAAGTCTGACGAAACGATTCGCCCAGCACACGGCGGTGGATGCCTTGTCGTTCAGCGTCCAGCCGGGCGAGGTGCTGGGCTTTCTCGGCCCGAACGGCGCCGGCAAGTCCACCACCATGAAGATGCTGACCGGTTTTCTCGCGCCGACCTCCGGCAGCGCCAGCATCTTCGGCCACGATATCCAGACGCAGACGCTGCAGGCCCAGCGCCAGATCGGCTATCTGCCCGAAGGCGCGCCCTGTTACGGCGACATGAGCGTGCGCGGCTTCCTCGAGTTCATCGCCGAGGTGCGCGGCTTCCGCGGCGCAGCCAAGCGCCAGCGGGTCGAGGCGGCGGTCGCGCAGGTGGAGCTGGAAAAGGTGCTCGGCCAGTCCATCGAGACGCTTTCCAAGGGCTTCAAGCGCCGGGTCGGACTGGCACAGGCGATCCTCCACGATCCGCGCGTGCTTATCCTCGACGAGCCCACCGATGGCCTCGACCCGAACCAGAAGCATCAGGTGCGCGAGCTGATCCAAGGGCTGGCACATGACAAGATCGTGATCATCTCCACGCACATTCTCGAAGAGGTCAGTGCCGTGTGCACCCGCGCGCTGGTGATCGCCGGCGGCCGACTGGTGGCTGACGGTACGCCGCTGGAGCTGGAAGGACGCTCGAAATACCACCAGGCGGTAACGCTGGTCGGCGACGGCGCGCTGGATGCCGATGCGCTGGCGGCGCTGCCGGGTGTCGCCGGGGTGGAGACCAACCGCAGCGACGCCAGCCTGACCGTGCTGGCGCAGCCGGGGCAGGTGATCTTCCCGCAGGTCAATGCGCTGATCAGCCAGCGTGGCTGGGCGGTGAAGGAGCTGGACGTCGAGCGCGGCCGGCTGGATGAGGTGTTCCGTACTCTGACCCGCGGGGAGGCGCAATGA
- a CDS encoding segregation and condensation protein A: protein MEVFLEAFEGPLDLLLYLIRKQNIDILDIPVAEITRQYMGYVELMKSVRLELAAEYLVMAAMLAEIKSRMLLPRSAEAAEEEDDPRAELIRRLQEYERFKAAAEDLDELPRVGRELHMPRLDAPEARARKLLPDVSLEELLVSMAEVLRRADMFESHQVTREALSTRERMSEVLERLKGGAFVPFVALFRVEEGRLGVVVTFMAVLELIKESLVELVQNEPFAPIHVRSRTE, encoded by the coding sequence CTGGAGGTGTTCCTCGAAGCCTTCGAGGGGCCGCTCGACCTGCTGCTGTACCTGATCCGCAAGCAGAACATCGACATCCTCGATATTCCGGTGGCGGAAATCACCCGCCAGTACATGGGCTACGTCGAGCTGATGAAGAGCGTGCGCCTGGAGCTGGCCGCCGAATACCTGGTGATGGCCGCCATGCTCGCCGAGATCAAGTCGCGTATGTTGCTGCCGCGCTCGGCCGAAGCCGCCGAGGAGGAAGACGATCCTCGCGCCGAGCTGATCCGCCGTCTGCAGGAATACGAACGCTTCAAGGCAGCCGCCGAAGATCTGGATGAGCTGCCGCGCGTCGGTCGCGAACTGCACATGCCGCGCTTGGATGCCCCCGAGGCGCGTGCGCGCAAGCTGTTGCCGGATGTCAGCCTGGAAGAATTGCTGGTGTCGATGGCCGAGGTGCTGCGTCGCGCCGACATGTTCGAGAGCCATCAGGTGACGCGCGAGGCGCTCTCGACCCGCGAACGCATGAGCGAAGTGCTGGAACGGCTCAAGGGTGGCGCTTTCGTGCCGTTCGTCGCGCTGTTTCGTGTCGAGGAAGGGCGCCTCGGCGTCGTCGTGACCTTCATGGCGGTGCTCGAACTCATCAAGGAATCGCTGGTCGAGCTGGTGCAGAATGAGCCCTTCGCGCCGATCCACGTGCGCAGCCGTACCGAATAG